Proteins encoded together in one Oryzias latipes chromosome 11, ASM223467v1 window:
- the LOC101164411 gene encoding protein tyrosine phosphatase type IVA 2, whose protein sequence is MGRLANMNRPAAVEISYDCMTFLITHNPTNATLNKFTEDLKKFKVNTLVRVCEATYDKTPVEKEGIHVLDWPFDDGAPPPTQIVDDWLKLLNTKFREEPGCCIAVHCVAGLGRAPVLVALALIESGMKYEDAVQYIRQKRRGAFNSKQLLYLEKYRPKMRLRFKDNNSHNCCMQ, encoded by the exons ATGGG ccgTCTCGCCAACATGAACCGCCCTGCAGCAGTCGAGATTTCCTACGATTGCATGACGTTCCTCATCACCCACAATCCTACCAATGCCACACTTAACAAGTTCACTGAG GACCTGAAGAAGTTTAAGGTGAATACACTGGTGAGAGTATGTGAAGCCACTTATGATAAGACTCCAGTGGAAAAAGAGGGAATCCATGTGCTG GACTGGCCCTTCGATGACGGGGCCCCTCCCCCCACGCAGATCGTGGATGACTGGCTCAAGCTGCTCAACACCAAATTCAGAGAGGAACCTGGCTGCTGCATTGCTGTGCACTGCGTGGCAGGGCTGGGCCG agCTCCAGTTCTGGTGGCCTTAGCCCTCATCGAAAGCGGGATGAAGTATGAAGATGCTGTTCAGTACATAAGGCA gaagAGACGTGGAGCCTTCAACTCCAAACAGCTTCTTTACCTCGAGAAATACAGGCCCAAGATGCGCCTGAGGTTCAAGGATAACAACAGCCACAACTGCTGCATGCAGTAG